The window atttatatttgtgttaaacctactgtattccaacttctctatggttcatactctccgatactagccatagattcatcaaaataagcaaacaacacatgaaaaacagaatctgtcaaaaacagaacagtctgtagtaatctgtaggtttcgaatacttatgtaaccccaaaaattctgaaataaattggtggacgtgaggaatttgtctattcttcatcttcaaaaataatcaacctaatctcactctctagtaaaaatggcagcaaatctcgtgagcgctaaagtttctattttttacagcaagatcgttaaaactcccccaagtcttcccaaaggttctacttggcacaaacactaattaaaagcataaaaccatatctaaacagaggctatacgaATTATTTATTCAAAAACAGAAAGTaaatatattgggttgtctcccaacaaatgcTTTTCTTTAAAGACTTTTAGCTAggcgttgataattttaatgatgctcacatgaaagacaagaattgaagcacaaaaggagcatcataaagcatatgaCAAACAcaactaagtctaacatacttactatgcataggcattttataagcaaacaaattatcgtagcaagcaaaaattagcatatgcaaggaagaagaaagaggcgatagcaatctcaacatgacgagaagtaatttagtaagatgaaaatttctacaaccatattttactctctcataataattacatgtgggatcatattcaaattcaacaatatagctatcacataacatattctcaacatgatccacatgcgtgcaaagttgacactcttccaaaatagtgggattaacattaactaaagtcatgacctctccaaacccacttttatcgaaaaaattcataagattgaacattctctaaatatgtgggatctaaagtcgacactcttccaaacccactttcaatattattgcaaacactattatcaatctcatattcatcatggggcttaaataaattttcaagatcataagaagaatcaccccaatcatgatcattgcaacaagtagtggacgtagcaaaactagcatccccaagcttagggttttgcatattattaggacaattaacattaatagaatttataatatcatcattgcaatcatgtcatttattcaaagatctatcgtgaatcacttcataaagtacttcatcacaattttcagattcacgaatttcaagcaaaacttcataaagataatctagtgcacaaaactcactagcaattgcttCATCATAATtgaatctcttaaaaagattagcaagcggatgaggattcatagatcttaggttctctgtttagcaataaataaacaaatattccaaccaaacgagcaaatgagccaagtaagacatcaaggcaaacaaaaagacgaaaagaagaaggggaagaaaaggcaagggtgaagtggggggaggaaaacgggaggtaaatggcaaataatgtaatgcgagggataagagtttgtgatgggtacttggtatgtcttgacttgtgcgtagatctccttgGCAACAGCGCCGGAAATCCTTCTagatacctcttgagcactacgttggttttcccttgaagaggaaagggtgatgcaggaaagtagcgtaagtacttccctcagttttgaagaaccaaggtatcaatccagtaggagactacacgcaagtccctcatacctacacaaacaaataagaacctcgcaaccaacatgataaaggggttgtcaatcccttcacggtcacttatgagagtgagatctgatagagataataagataaatatttttggtatttttattatatagattgaaagtaaagattgcaaagtaaattggaaacttatatgataaaagatagacccggggtccataggtttcactagaggcttctctcaatatatcataagtattacaatgggtgaacaaattactgtcgagcaattgatagaaaagtgcataattatgagaatatctaggcatgatcatgtatataggcatcatgtccgtgacaagtagaccgaaacgattcttcatatactactattattccacacatcgaccgctatccatcatgcatctagagtattaagttcataagaacaaagtaacacattaggcaatatgacatgatgtagagggataaaatcaagcaataggatataaaccccatctttttatcctcaatggcaacaatacaatacgtgccttactgccccagctatcactgggaaaggacaccgcaagattgaacccaaagctaagcacttctcccattgcaagaaagatcaatctagtaggccaaaccaaactgataattcgaagagacttgtaaagataaccaatcatgcataaaagattttagagaagaatcaaatattgttcatagatagacttgatcataaacccacaattcatcggatctcgacaaacacaccgcaaaaagagttacatcgaatagatctccatgaagatcgaggagaactttgtattgagattcaaagagagataagaagccatctagccaataactatggacccgaaggtttgaaataaactactcacacatcatcggaggggccatggagttgatgtagaggcccgccgtgatcgatgccccctccggcggagctccgaaaaaggccccaagatgggctctcttgggtacagaaggttgtggcggtggaaatagggtttcgtggtgctcctggatgttttcggggtatgtgaacatatatagaaggaaggagtaggtcggttgagccacgaggggcccatgtgggggagggcgcgcctaggggggtaggcgcgccccctgcctcgtggacacctcgttcgtttcttgatgtccactccaagtcctctggatcacatttgtttcaaaaatcacgctcccaaaggtttcatttcatttggactccgtttgatgttccatttctgcgaaacactaaaataggcgaaaaacagcaatttgcactgggccttgggttaataggttagtcccaaaaataatataaaaaattaaaataaagcccattaacatccaaaacagataatataatagaatggaacaataaaaaattatagatatgttggagatgtatcaaccctCTActtgatcaagagctcgagggacgtcgtcgagctgaacgtgtgatgaacacgggggtgctgtacgttcggtacttggatcggttggatcgtgaagacgttcgactacatcaacaacgttaacctaactcttccgctttcggtctacgagggtatgtgcacacactctccccgtctcattgctatgcatctcctagatagatcttgcgggattgtaggaaaattttgaaattgcacgCTACGTTCCCCAATATATACCACTTCATATTGACTTTCGGGCACGATTGCCACTGTtgttgttgccgctgctgcgtgatccCCTGGTGACAACGacctgcatgtacatgtcgtagcttgtTTAGGAATCCTTGGCCGCATATGTGAGGTGGACTAAGTCCAGTCAGATCTAGTTAACGTTTAAGAAAAATCTCCGTCAAACTCTCATTTATTGGTTGGGATGGGATCTTTGGAGAGGATGGAAAGCCTTGAAAGTCCTCCCAGGTCGAGTTCCAAACAAGCTTGTTCTTGATGTCTTTCTTCCTGCCAATGTGGAAGGGGTCATGATGGCCGCGACAAGGTCAGCCAGGGAGCCCTGCTTCTTCCCATTGTGGATGATCTTTTATTACTTGTAGACCTCTACGACATTCGGGTATGAGATGTCTGTGCAAGGAGCCCATTTGCATCATTGGCGGTGTCTACCATAGCGAATATGTAATCAAGGCTATTAACAAACCTTGCAAAACTTTAACAAGGACTTGTGACCCAGTAGTAGTGGTAAATAAGGACGTGTTGGTGCATGCACAACTAGGCAAAAAAGACATTCTTATCCTACAATGGCACGTTTCACGGACGCGACAATGTGATGACGAGCATGGTTGTTTTGATGACGGTGTGATGGCATGGTTCGACGACTACGATGATGCGGTGATGGCGATCCGACTGCTCCAGTGATATTGCGATGGCCTGCTTCAAAGGAGATGATAGTGATGTCAAGGACGCTATATCCAAAGCAACCTCAACTACACGAGCTTTCCGTGGTCTTTATATCGGTTAGCTTAATTCCAGACCCGTGCGCCAATTCTAAAGAATCCATGGTCTTTTCAATAAAATGTGCAATGCTATTTTTAGGGgtgcgtgatatgtctccaacgtatctatagttttttattgttccatgctattatattatcaatcttggatgttttataattattttatagttattttatatcatttttgatactaacctattgacatggtgccaagtgccagttgctgtttttccatgttttttacatgcagaaaatcaatatcaaacaaagtccaaatgccacgaaactttacggagattttttatggaccagaaggaacgtaATGggtcctggctgcgcctggggggtgctccgaggagagcacaacccaccagggcgcgccaggaggcccaagcgcgccccggtgggttgtgcccacctcaggtgcccccggaCCGCATCTTTGCTTTatgaataccccaatattccaaaaaccctaggggagtcaacgaaatattcatccagccgccgtagagtccagaaccaccagatccaatctagacaccatctcggatggggttcaccacctccattggtgcctctccgatgatgcatgagtagttctttgtagaccttcgggtccttagttagtagctagatggcttcctctctccctctctcttgattctcaatacaatggtctcttggagatccatatgatgtaactcttttgtggtgtgtttgttgggatccgatgaactttgagtttatgatcagatctatctctttttatatccatgaaagtatttgagtttctttgatctcttttatgcatgattgcttatagccttgtattccttctccgatatttgggttttgtttggccaacttgatctatttatcttgcaatgggaagaggtgctttgtagtgggttcgatcttaaggtgcttgatcccagtgacagaaaggaaaccgacacgtatgtatcattgctactaaggataaaacgatgggggtctatctctacatagatagatcttgtctacattatgtcatcgttcttattgcattacttcatttctccatgaacttaatacactagatgcatgctggatagcggtcgatgtgtggagtaatagtagtagatgcaggcagaagtcggtctactaatcttggacgtggtgcctatgtaatgatcattgcttggatattgtcatgagtatttgaaattctatcaattacccaacagtaatttgttcacccaccgtttgctatttttttctcgaaagaagccactagtgaaacctacgacccccgggtctctttctcacatTATTTtcttttgcgatctattttcctttccatttattttcagatctattaatccaaaaacacaaaaaatactttgctgcactttattttatttgcgatctatttattcaaccTATTACAATTTTCTTCcgtccacgcaccaatttctggcaccgttacccgaaagggattgacaacccctttaacacgtcgggttgcgggtatttgttatttgtgtgcaggggctgtttatgttgtgttgcttggtttttctactggttcgataatcttggtttcatatctgtgggaaatacctaccgccgctgtgctgcatcatcccttcctctttggagaaacaccgacgtagcttcaagcaacaACAATGCGCCATCGatcaactaaaatgttcaaagagtACAATTTGGATCATGAGGTATGGTAAGCCACAAGTGGCGACCCTGAGCAAGCGAGAGAGAGAATTTAGCAAGGATGTGCGCTTCTTGATTAGAAGCTCATCCTTCAACAAAACATCACAACTGGCAAAACTGATTTCTTTCTCACAGTCTCCTTAATGACTATGGCACGTGCTCCTCTACTTCCATATCTGATGTCTTCCACGACTGGCTTACAATCACATGCAATAATGATTCTTTGCagcagcagatcctcaacaggactgATTGCTTCACGACAAGTAACATTGCAAGACCAGACAACCTCGAGAAGGCGATAGAGGATGATCCAAGGAGTTGCCAACAAGATCTCTACACACCGCAACAGCAAGACCAGTGTTATCTTGACAGGAGCCACCCACATCAACATTTACCTTTGCCTAGTCAGAAGGAGGGGCTTCTAAGCAGTGGATTGCATAATTTCTTGAATATTTTGAAGAGGCCCGTCAATTCTTGTTATCTCTTTAATGGATTCCAGTTCAGAAATAAATCTCACAACAACAAAATGTGTCAACAATGGGCTTCTGGAATGTGCCCTCATGGATAGCTTTTCGTCTCGTCGTCCAAAATGCCTAGAGGGTTACTACCAACTTCACGGAATCAACATGAGATAGAATGTCTTGCGTTCTAAAAAGGAAAAGCCAATACTTAGCATTTGTTTCTTGCGTCTTCACTAGCTGTTGATGGGGCGAGGTCGATGGGGAGAGCAGCGTCAACGGGAGAGAAACGAGCGACGGCTACAGGAAGCGCACGATCGGGAGTGGCGGCTAGGGTTCTTGCGAGGGGGAATGGGAGCACAGGGATGCAGCAGCCGATCTCCCTCACCTCATCCAACCAGCGCCCAACACACACATGGGCAAAAGGTGAAAAGATGAGGGCAATGCCAATTACAGCCCGTGGCACGAGATATTTACGCGGGGTGAGGCTGTTTGTTGCTACAGGAGCGCTGCTTCGATCCGATGGCCGACGTCCTCCAGTGGCTCGATCCGACGTCCGAAAACCCATCAAGCAAAAGGACCCGACGGCCACCCCTCCCTGATCGCTGTGGAGCCAGGGAATCTTCCATGGTTCTTGTTTCTCGATGTCCGCAGACTGGTCCCTCTATCCGTGGACGAATACGGAAGGAAATTTGCGGGttgacgttggagatgcccttataatGCCTTTACCTCATTCTTCCTTAAACAATGCCTTAAACAATGAACACATCCGCTTGGCCGTATATTCCCTTGGTCATAGGGAGAAACAAACTTTCACCGGTGCACGCGACGTGCCTCGGATCAAATTGAACAACCCATTCGCAACCTTCAAGCATCGTATCAGCAAAGCACGCAAGGAAAAAGAAAGTGAAAGGAGAAAGGAGCCCTGCATTCCAGCGGCCGATGGGCGATGGTACAGCTACGGTCATGTCGCCGAGGCGGCCTGGACTGGCCTGTCTCTGCGAGCATGCGAATACGACCGTTGGGTCCAAAAGCCGAAGAAGCCAGCGTGCGTGCGTGCCATGGCGGGCACCGCGCGGCGCACCCAATCATCCCCTCCGCCTCCAGCCCAGAGCCGAACCACATGGCGGAGTCGCCAATTTTTGACCGTTGCTCCGCCACGCCGGAgacctcctctcctccccttctcCTCGTATGGCGCGCCCACCTGTCTGCGCCACTGTCCCATCGCCCGGTGTTCAGCTGCAGCTGACACGTGGGTCCGCCCCCACGGCCCACACGTCGGTGAGCAGGCAGCGCTTTACTGTGGCTTGTTCGTTTCTTTCCCGTTGTCCGAAGCAGGCGGGATGCTGCTACGCGCGGCTGGGGAAGCGGCGCAGAGATGGACGCTAGCAGCACAGTACTGCGGGACCAGGCATTCCTGGAGGCTCCACATCTCAGTCGAACATACGTAGGCAAGGGTCAGCGCCGGGTCGGTGGACGAGACGGAAACCCGCGAACATCGCCTCTCGGCTCCCCGGGATCGCATCGCAGCCGTCGGATGTCTGACATGCGCCATGTGATCCGTGCTGCCGAACCGTAGGCTGTCCCCGGAAAGATGCCTTGCTTGCTGACATGCGGGCCGCCCGAACGTGGTGGGCGCAACTGTCAGTGACGGGCGAGGCACCGGGAAGGAGTACTCGCCCGAAGCAACGGATCCATTGGTGGGCTCCCCCTCCCATTGGGCTGCGTCCTCACTTTTGCACAAAAGCCCCTCCTTTTCCGCGTCCTCATATTAATAGGCCCACTCGCCACACCTCCCCCGGCCTGTCcagcttctcttcttcctctcgacCCCTTCTTCTCCCCTTCTCATCCCCTTTCACTTCTTCAGCTTCCTCTTCCTATCAAGTTGCCTTTCACTTCTTCGGTTTGCTCTTCTTCGCCAAGTTATCATCCATCGAGTTAGGCAGTTTAGATCTTGGAGAaaaggagtagctagctaggttccTTTTCCTTCTCCCGAGCCGGGAGAGAGAAAACAGAGCGGAGAAGAGACACACAGGAACCGGAGGTTGACCGGGCTAAAGTAGGTTGGAGCTCCTGGCTGGGCCTTTTCTCTTGGCGACGACATGGCGAAgctccacttcttcctcctcttgcTGCTGGCCGCCGCCGAAGCTATTCACGGCGAAGATGGTGAGTTTGTTTCTTCGCTTCTTTCTATTCCTGTATACTCATGTCGGGCATTTCTTGTACGTACATGGTTAGTTCTTTTCTTTCACCATGCATGCTTTTCCATCTCGGGCGATCTCCGTGCCGCTGCAGTTTTGCTTCTTACCAGCTAGGCTGGATTTCTACCATTCGTACAGCAGCCCTGGGAACCCAGCCTGAGTGTGATTGAGACTAGTCGAACTAGTGCCGTCCCTTTCTCTTGGATTTTTATCCTTTGTCGTCTTATGATCCGGTGTGTTTCTGGCTTGTCCTGCTGGGAATGTTCAGCCATCAGCTTTCTCTTACCATCAGATTAAGTATGTTTCTCTTAACATTTGAGTAATTGCTAGGAGTGGTATGGGATGCGTGTAAATCAAGCAGTATCTTTTGGGGTTTGTATTTGACTACTCGTCCTGCTCGTCCTACCCGGTCTCCCTGGGATTCCCTTCTCTCGGTTCTCTGGGCTTTTACAGGCCGTGTATTCCTTGCCCATTTCATGTGCATTGGACTAGTTTTTATACAAGTTATGCACGTTCCATAAGAACATCTGGTCCTGTTATCATTATATTCTGTCAATGTGGGCTTAGAATAAGATTTACTTGGAGCTAGGGCAAGGAATATCACCAGTAGCATCAAACGGTCTCACACCCAACGCTAATCTGCCTATACGTACTAAAATAATGCAGTTACCAGATAACCAAGAACCAACCCCGGCATTCCATGAATCTGTGATGGCTTTGTGCACATAAGTTTAAGCAGAAAGAGACGATGGCCGCTGAGCTCGTACGAAGGCCCATGTCTAGCGTCAGCCTTTGCGGGTCCTCCCTGTCCTCCTGTTCTGTTCTCCAGCCGGTAATTTCCCATAGGATGCATGTGCTGCAACACCGGGTTACTGGCAAGGTTTTCTTAAGCCGGGCGCCGTGTCGGTGGGCGTCCATCGTGGTCAAGCAGTAGCATCTCATGGTCAAACCACTGACCGTGGTGTTAATCATCAGGGTTAACCCGGTGGAAATGACTCGGTAATTATGTCACGGATCAGGATCACATGCCGATCGcgacaagacactggtcactactcTGAGCGTGCACAGCACCGTCTCTCTCTGCCAGTTCTACCCGTTTGACTGTAAGGAAAAAGTGATGTGTCCGCGGGACCACATGGCAGTGTATCAGTACTGGCCAGCGGGCCCTGCGTGGTTAATGAAGTCACGTCCATGGCGTACGCGACACAGGGACATGCTTGCCTTGTCTACGCGAGTGAAGCAGAGCGGTGCAGTGCACCCACGGACTCGAGCCTGGGATTGCGCGGATGGCCGCACGAAAGACCAAAGCCACTGTGCCCATACCCAGTTTGTGCTTTACAGCTAGCCGTGTGCCCCCTCCCAAATGTCCCATGCCCATATCTCGCAATATGAAAACCGGAGGAGTGGCTTGTTTTCAGCTTTATAAAACATTCCTCTCTTCTCTTTTTGTACCTGTCAATTTATTACTGTTTTGTTCATGATACTTTAGCATCGGCATCACGCATGTCTGTACTACATGACTTAACAAAGATTCCTACTCTATGATGCACTTTGTTCTCTCACCTAAACTAAACTACACGGAGAATGTATTTGCATCTGATGATGGCCTAAAAGATGCATGCCACGTTTCTGCAGAACTTTGGTACACGTAGATGGCTCTGTTGTCTGAACTTTTTTCGTTGGCGTGCAGGGGCGTACATAGGCGTCAACATCGGCACGGCCATGTCATCGGTGCCGGCTGCCACGCAGATCACCACGCTGCTCCGCTCGCAGAACATCCGGCACATCCGCCTCTACGACGCCGACCCGGGGATGCTGTCGGCGCTCGCCAACACCGGCATCCGCGTCATCATCTCCGTCCCCAACGAGCAGCTCCTCGCCATCGGCAACTCCAACGCCACGGCGGCCAAGTGGGTGGCGCGCAACGTGGCGGCCCACTACCCGTCCGTGAACATCACGGCCATCGCGGTCGGCTCCGAGGTGCTCTCCACGCTCCCCAACGCCGCGCCGCTCATCATGCCTGCCATGCGCTACCTCCAGAACGCGCTCGTGGCCGCGGCGCTCGACAAGTACATCAAGATCTCCACGCCGCACTCGTCCTCCATCATCCTCGACTCCTTCCCGCCGTCGCAGGCCTTCTTCAACCGCTCGCTGGACCCGGTGCTCGTGCCGATGCTCAAGTTCCTGCAGTCCACCGGCGCCCCGCTCATGCTCAACGTCTACCCGTACTACGACTACATGCGCTCCAACGGCGTCATCCCGCTGGACTACGCGCTGTTCCGGCCGCTGCCGCCCAACAAGGAGGCCGTGGACGCTAACACGCTGCTGCACTACACCAACGTCTTCGACGCCGTCGTGGACGCCGCCTACTTCGCCATGGCGTACCTCAACGTCACCAACGTGCCGGTCATGGTGACGGAGACCGGGTGGCCGCACAAGGGCGACGCGTCCGCCGAGCCGGACGCCAACAACGACAACGCCGACACGTACAACAGCAACCTCATCCGGCACGTCATGAACGTCACCGGCACGCCAAAGCACCCCGGGGTGGCCGTGCCGACGTTCATCTACGAGCTGTACGACGAGGACACTCGCCCCGGCACCGCGTCCGAGAAGTACTGGGGCCTGTTCGACATGAACGGCATCCCGGCGTACGCGCTGCACCTGACTGGCTCCGGCGTGCTGCTGGCCAACGATACGACGAACCAGACCTACTGCGTGGCGCGGGAGGGCGCGGACGAGAAGATGTTGCAGGCCGCGCTCGACTGGGCGTGCGGCCCGGGGAAGGTGGACTGCTCCGTGCTGACGCAGGGGAAGCCGTGCTATGACCCGGACACCGTGGAGGATCACGCCACGTACGCGTTCAATGCCTACTACCATGGGATGGGGATGGGCTCCGGGACGTGCTACTTCTCCGGCGTCGCCGTGATCACCACGACCGATCCGAGTAAGCTCCACAGCCTTCTCTTCCTTGCCTGTTCTTTCGCATTCTTGGGACTCATGCCATGGGAACATCTCTTTGCTTGTGCAGGCCATGGATCTTGTGTCTATGGTGGGAAGAACGGCAGCGCGTTGCTGAACGGAACCTCGCTGGCGCCGTCGTCGAACTCCACCGCGGACTCCGGATCCCGGCGGGCAGTCGGCGATGTCACGTCGTTCGTCCGGATCGTCGTCACCGCGCTGCTCTTGAGCGTCGTCGCTCTGTTGTAGGATGTGAGTAGTAGGAAGTCAGGCAGGCAGCAGAGTAGGGAAGACGTGCTATTAGTGACGTGAGAGATTCTTTTTTGTTGTCAAGTGGAATTGGCCTCGGTGCTGCTGGGTGGCAAGTGTCATTCCAAATGGAACGGGATGTGGTTTATGTTGGCTCTTAAGATATGAGCTCGTACTCTGGTATTGGTTGGGAATTTGGGATTGTATTGGACGTTGGATCATTGGATGCCATCTGCTGGTGGAGGACGAACGTGTTTGCGCtcaccacaatcaaacaaacatTGTACTCCTCCACCCGTCATCAACCCACTGACCCGGCCATGGTCTCCGTGCCctcccttctctttttttcaaaAGATCCAgatctattataaaagttcatCAAGGGTACAAAGCAtcttaaaacaaaaataaataaattcatcAAGGTCTCTAGATCATCAAACCACGACTACCACCGGCGAATCAAGCCGCTTACACGCATCGCTGCCCACTTCCCTACCGGACCtagcttgaccttgtcgatgatagAAAAGTCTTCGTGCACATGGGAGCGAGAGGAGATCACACACTTCCACGGGGTCGTCTCCTTAGTGAAGGTGACGATAGTGCATACTTTCATGAGATGCAATGAGGTGGAATCTCCCCCGACCTTCTTAATAGTTGGTTTCTCGAGCTTGCCTAGGAAGGGCATTTCCTCGACCTCCATTTACGCGGGGGTTGCTTGTTGGCCCAGGCTACCGCTGGCGACGAAGGTAGCATTGAAAATTGGGCTTGCTTCCTTCTTTTATTGCGGCGGCTTGGGGAGCAATCATGGCGCCTTCCTGCGGCGCACAAGTGCTCAATGTGACTTC is drawn from Triticum dicoccoides isolate Atlit2015 ecotype Zavitan chromosome 4A, WEW_v2.0, whole genome shotgun sequence and contains these coding sequences:
- the LOC119284966 gene encoding glucan endo-1,3-beta-glucosidase 3-like, which translates into the protein MAKLHFFLLLLLAAAEAIHGEDGAYIGVNIGTAMSSVPAATQITTLLRSQNIRHIRLYDADPGMLSALANTGIRVIISVPNEQLLAIGNSNATAAKWVARNVAAHYPSVNITAIAVGSEVLSTLPNAAPLIMPAMRYLQNALVAAALDKYIKISTPHSSSIILDSFPPSQAFFNRSLDPVLVPMLKFLQSTGAPLMLNVYPYYDYMRSNGVIPLDYALFRPLPPNKEAVDANTLLHYTNVFDAVVDAAYFAMAYLNVTNVPVMVTETGWPHKGDASAEPDANNDNADTYNSNLIRHVMNVTGTPKHPGVAVPTFIYELYDEDTRPGTASEKYWGLFDMNGIPAYALHLTGSGVLLANDTTNQTYCVAREGADEKMLQAALDWACGPGKVDCSVLTQGKPCYDPDTVEDHATYAFNAYYHGMGMGSGTCYFSGVAVITTTDPSHGSCVYGGKNGSALLNGTSLAPSSNSTADSGSRRAVGDVTSFVRIVVTALLLSVVALL